Sequence from the Bryobacteraceae bacterium genome:
CTGCCGAACGATAGCTTGTAGCCGGATACCGCGCTCGCCATGCACAGCGTCGTGTTGCCGTCGTAGTTCGTCGTGCCGAATCCCAACTGCGCCAGCTTGCCCAGCGTGTAGAACTCCTCGGTCACCAACTGGCCCGTGCTCAGCACGCCGAGCGATTGCGTTCCGTGCTTCTCCTGAACCGCCCGAAACTTCTCCACCATCGCCGTGAGCGCCTCGTCCCAGCTCACCGGTTCGAGCTTCCCGTTCTTCCGGAGCAGCGGCTGCTTCAGCCGGTTCTCCGTGTCGATGATGTAGTGCTCGGAAAGCCCCTTCGGACATAGCTTCCCGCGGTTCACCGGGTGCGTCGCCAAGGCTCGCGAGGCTACCGCCTTGCCTTCCTTCACGCCGATCTCGATGCCGCAGCCCACCGAGCAGTATCCGCACGTGGTGGCCACCCACTTTTCGGGAATCTTCTTCGCCGATGTGAAACCGGTGGACTCGCCCCGGGCGTAGGCGTATTCACTCGAGAGATTGTCGAGCCCGATCAGCCGCTTGACGTTCATGCCGCTTTCCTCCCGGTCGTGAAGGCCGCCGCCATGTTCTTGCCCACCACGCTCACAAAGAACAACCATCTCCCCAGCCACTCGCCGCCCAACGCCAACAGCAGCGTAGCCACCTTCGCCGCCGCGCTCTGCGCCACCAGCGGCAGCAGGATGCCGGCCACGATCAGCACGCCCAGCCGGAGGAGGAACCAGTTCCGCAGCCGTCCGCTGAGCAGCAGCGCGGAGCCGCGCAGCTCAAACACATCGGATTGCGAAAGCCACAGGAACTTGAGCGTTTGCACCGCCAACTGCATCGCCGCTCCGCCGGCCGCCATCCACGCCGTCCACGGCGCGTCGGAAACGCCCATCGCCCGGACGAACAGCGGGCCAAGCAGCACGCCGGTCACCATGAACTCGGCGATCGTGTAGTTCGAATACCACGCCGGGCGCGCCCGTACCATGTAGATCCGCGCCGAACACGTAAGTCCGATCACGCCGCAAATCGCCGTCAGCAGCCCCACCGCCGGCCGCATCGGAAGATCGAGGAACAGCATTCCGGCGAAGGCCGACGCCACGCCGGCGAAGGCCGACAACGCCAGCACCTCGCGGCTCAGCCAGCTCCGGCGCAGCCCGCGCATCGCCCGATACGCGTAGATCGGCCTGCCGAGATGGAGCGGCGAAGCGGCCAGGCTGACTCCGGCGACGCCCAACGCCGAAAGAGCCGAAAGCCATAGCGCGCCGCCGCCGCCGAGCGCGTCAAGCAGCCACAGGACCACGAAAGCGCCGGCCGAAAGCTGCGTCAGCACGAGCATGAATACCAGTGGCCAGTGCGGATGCTCCGGCTCGATGCGCGCCGTGTCCACGCGGCCAATCGCGGGGTCGAGATTCGCCGGCTGCGTCACGCGCGTGGTGGAAATGCTGTCCGACGCTGAGGGCATCCCCGGCGCGTTGGCCGCGGCAAGGTATCCCGCGCGCCACTCGGCCACGTTCACGATCTCGATCGAGATCGCGCCTTCCGGACACGCGTTCACGCAGGCCGGAGCCATCGTGTCGGAAATCCGGTTGTGGCACATGTCGCACTTGCCAACCACGCCCCGCTCCGGGTTGAACTGCGGCACCCCGTAGGAGCAATTCCACGTGCAGTATTGGCACCCGATGCAGGTGTCGGCGTTATGGACCACGACGCCGGTTTTCGCGTCTTTGTGGTACGCCTCCACCGGGCAGCCGATCATGCAGGAGGGCTCGAGGCAGTGATTGCAGCCCATCGAGAGATAGTGGCGCTGCGTGTGCGGAAAATAGCCGCCCTCGATCTCGCCCACACGCCGCCAGTTGATCGCGGCCGGGTTCCCGTTCTGTTCGTTGCAGGCCACCACGCAGCACTTGCAGCCGATGCACTTCGTCATGTCGAAGTGGAACCGGTACTGCTCGCCGGCTTCGAGCGGCCGCTCCGGAATCAGCGGCGATCGGCCGATCTGCACCAGCGCCTCGCGGCGCGGCGCGGCGCGATAGAGAAGTTCGCTTTCGAAGAGCGGAAGCGTCGTCATGCGGCTGCCTCCCGGTGCGCGGCCGCCGTTTCCGCGATTCGGTGGCGGACTACTTCGCCGATCACCATCACCGCGGGCGCGGAGACTTCCGTCATCCGGCGCGCCACCCGGTCCAGCGTGGTCTCCACGTAGCGCTCCCGCGACGTCGACGCGTTTTCGATGAATGCCACCGGTTGGTCCGCCGGCCGCCCATGCCCGATCAGACTGCCTGCGATCAGATCGCGGAACTCCACGCCCATCAGCACCACCAGCGTGTCGATGCCCGCGTACGCCGCCCAGTCCACCGCCGTCACGCTCTGCCGGTGGCCGGCGACGACGGCGAACGACGTAGCCACGCCGCGCAGCGTCAAAGGGATGCCCGCCAATGCCGGCGCGGCGATCGCGGAGCTGATTCCGGGCACGATCTCCGTCTCGAAACCGTGGCTGGCAAGGAACGCCAACTCTTCGCCCGCCCGTCCGAAAACCGTGGGATCTCCGCTTTTCAAGCGTACGATCGAACTCACGCGGTCTCCCTGGCGAAGGAAGCACCGGAAGATTTCCTGTTGAATGGATTCCTGCTCGCCCTGGGTCTTTCCGGCGTCGATCAGAATCGCGTGGGG
This genomic interval carries:
- a CDS encoding DmsC/YnfH family molybdoenzyme membrane anchor subunit, whose translation is MTTLPLFESELLYRAAPRREALVQIGRSPLIPERPLEAGEQYRFHFDMTKCIGCKCCVVACNEQNGNPAAINWRRVGEIEGGYFPHTQRHYLSMGCNHCLEPSCMIGCPVEAYHKDAKTGVVVHNADTCIGCQYCTWNCSYGVPQFNPERGVVGKCDMCHNRISDTMAPACVNACPEGAISIEIVNVAEWRAGYLAAANAPGMPSASDSISTTRVTQPANLDPAIGRVDTARIEPEHPHWPLVFMLVLTQLSAGAFVVLWLLDALGGGGALWLSALSALGVAGVSLAASPLHLGRPIYAYRAMRGLRRSWLSREVLALSAFAGVASAFAGMLFLDLPMRPAVGLLTAICGVIGLTCSARIYMVRARPAWYSNYTIAEFMVTGVLLGPLFVRAMGVSDAPWTAWMAAGGAAMQLAVQTLKFLWLSQSDVFELRGSALLLSGRLRNWFLLRLGVLIVAGILLPLVAQSAAAKVATLLLALGGEWLGRWLFFVSVVGKNMAAAFTTGRKAA
- the cobA gene encoding uroporphyrinogen-III C-methyltransferase yields the protein MLPKAKVYLVGAGPGDPDLLTVKAARILAQAACVIHDRLVSPGVLALANPHAILIDAGKTQGEQESIQQEIFRCFLRQGDRVSSIVRLKSGDPTVFGRAGEELAFLASHGFETEIVPGISSAIAAPALAGIPLTLRGVATSFAVVAGHRQSVTAVDWAAYAGIDTLVVLMGVEFRDLIAGSLIGHGRPADQPVAFIENASTSRERYVETTLDRVARRMTEVSAPAVMVIGEVVRHRIAETAAAHREAAA